Within the Syngnathoides biaculeatus isolate LvHL_M chromosome 13, ASM1980259v1, whole genome shotgun sequence genome, the region atgtgggaggaaaccgaagtgtctggaagaaacccacacaggcgtggggagaacatgcaaactccacacaggcaggtctgggattgaacctgggacctcaatactgtgaggccaacgctttaccagctgacccaccgtgtcgCCATCCTATTGACAAtaagtgcttttttttggtctttgtttctctctcccctctaaaaactttgttctgtttgactCATTGACTGATTCTTATTGGAACACTATGAAACCATAGCAGAATCTCACAAACTCCACTATTACACAGTACAATTGGTATAAAAGGGATGTAGGTCCTCCATTCTACTTGACCTAATAGCTGAACAGGACCAAAAAAAGGACATTGTTATAGTTGGGATGACAGAAACATTTTCCAGTTTAAAAGAACCACTTTTCCATTGTGCTAAATTAAACTATCAGTGATTTGCTTCTCATGACATTGTATAATCCTCCCTCGCTTCTACTTTTATTAATGACTTGCCTGATGATGAGTGAAAGAAGAACTCAGTTCATTTTGGTGGTCAGTTAAGTTTTAATCAGCATCATActcaatacaaaataataataataaaatgatccTACAAGTTTCCTTCACATTTCAAAGTGACGTCTGAAGTTAACCAAAGTAACGAATCAGGTGAGCTAAACAAAGGTCAGTGTTTCACAATGATATAAGGCTACCTCATAAGTCCACATGATACAGTGTGATACAGTCAGAAATGTTAGTGTTAGTGTAGACATAAACATACATTCAATAGTGAAAGCAGCAAAACCAAGGGGAACATCTGATATAATTGCTCTTCAAGAACACAGTGTAGTCCTATATTACACTGAAGTCGACAACACAATAACGAGACGTTTGACTTTTTTCCCTCTTGTACATAATTTCTGACAATTACAAgagaattgtctttttttaaataaatcacaagAGTAAATATCAAGTGAGGCTTTTTCCTGAAGTTATCTCAAAGTTAGGTAAAGAATGTAAACTATATGAAATTACAATGTGTCCAAACCTTCCACTCTACTTTCATGTAAGCCAATGTGAAGTTCACTTTGACTGATAACATTTTTCACATACTCTCTAAGCTACACACACTTACAGTATACAATAattgtgaaatgaaatgaacatgtttggttcagtgattttttttcagtactagAACGGTTTTTGAACttcataataaaaatacactgaATAAAAAATGTGTGCTATAAGCTTTCAATAATGCTGTGAggttttttaaacaaaaaaaaaatactgataatGCCATCTTGCACTCATGTTTTCTAACATTTTGCTGTATTTAAACAAAATACTCATATTTGAGTTCATTTTTTATAGTTGTCAGTAAAGAATATGACAAGGTGATGCAGCCATTTGCCTCTCACTGTTCAAGAACAATGATATCAGCCACTCCGTGGACTTGTGTTAGCTGTTTGCAGTCAAGAGATGCCACCAGTTTCCTGGTCCCAGGTTGGGTCGGGATGAAGTGTTCTGTCAGTGTCACGGTCGAGTGACCACTGACATCACTGCGATAAATGAATGACATGTCAAACATCAAGTAAAAGGATCCATAGCAGGATGTATGTGGTTGAAATAGATTGAGTCCTACCCCACAAACACTTCATGGCCTTTCTGGAGACCCAGTCCTTCCACTCTGAAGACAACACTCTTCAGCATTCTTGGCAGCGGGTTGGTGAATGTGATCTTGGCTGCCATTTCCTTACCAACCACAGCTTTCCCCAAAGGCTGCCAAGAATAAATTCAGAATGTATATGATTTCATGCAAACACATTTGATTTGATCATGAAGCTAAGTGAAAAGCCCACCATGATGTTGAGATCAGGTGTAAGAAGCCTGAAGCAAGTTTGGTTGGCCAACACTTGCTTGGTTTCATTGACTCTTCCGGACAATGTCAGCATCAGTGCTGCCTGGTCCACCAGCTGGTTCTGGTATTGTTGATAAGGCAAAACCCACTCGATGATCTTTTCTGTGTATAAATATAGAGGAAAGTTTTAGAAAACGCTTCCAACAGCACCCTTTACTGGTCATCAAACTGTTACTTCTGCCACATCTTGAACAACGATCTCACCAGTTCTCCTCTAGGACAACATTCAGGCATGTTCTTTTTCACAGGTACACACGCAAACCCTGATACTTACAGTATGTAATATCCTTTTGGTGGGAGAGGTTACTTTCAGGCTTTGGTGTGACATTCTCACTGTGCTCTTTTCTAGTTAAAAGATTGAATTGTAGCAGTAAAATACACTCACTGGGCAGTTCCACAATCAATGAAGAGCTTCAATAAATGTGTGAATACCGTTTATGATGCAGTGCACTTCTACACCTCAGCAACCTACAACCATACTGCTactttaaatacataaatatctCTAACTGTACATTATAACCTTCTGAATAATTTTCACTTCTTTAGATTTTAAACGTTTATGATGGTGACTATTCAACTactggaatccatccatccaactattcttatcctgttcagggtcacagggagcTGGAATGTATCCCAGTTGGCTTTGTGCAAAAGGTGACCTGCACCGTGGACTGCACCAGTCATTCAAAGgggacatccattcatccattttcttcaccgcttattctcacaagtgtcgcgggagtgctggagcctatcacagctgtcagtggggaggaggtggggtagaccctgtacaatcgcagggcacatcgagacaaacagccgcactcacaatcacatctaggggcaattttagtgtGTACAAttcatgctgcatgtttttggaatgtgggaggaaaccggagtgccgggaggaaacccacgcaggtacgaggagaacatgcaaactccacacaggcgtgtccgggattgaacccgggacctcagaactgtgaggccaacgctttaccagctgaaccactgtgccacccagggcacataaagtataaagataaacaaacaaccttGCACGGAAGTCGTGAGGGTATATCACTACGCCATACACCTTGGAGGGAATATCAAGTTGATATCAAAACACTTGAAAGGATCATCGCCCTCCTTTATTTGACCATTAAGGCTCTGTTTTATAAGGAGAAACTTTGTGAAAACCAACCTTCATTGGGCAAGAGCTCCACTGGCAACTGCTCCTTTTTGATAGTGTCCTTTACAACACCTGTGTAGTACATGACAGCCACCTGACTGTGTAGTGTAGTTCTACGTGGCTGAGAGCTCAAGTTCTTAACCACGATGTTCAGGTGGGCATCGGCCCCCATCCTGGGCCCCTCTCCCACCATCATCACTTCCACATTGACATCCTCTGCTATAGCCGTGGAGTAGACATCTGGCTTGCTGCCAAAACGACTGGCAGTCTCTACGGCGATACGTTCTTCCTCCGATCCTGGCAAAAATGGAAAGAGATAGAGTTACGGTTATAGATTACACATTGATAGTCATCTTTCATGTCAAACAATGCTAATGAAGATACATGGTAATTCAAAATTTGAAAGCATTGAATGAATTGCACCTATGCCTTTAACAGCACTCAATGGtaattatattcatttattcattcattttctgaactgcttatcctcactaggtctgtgggtgtgctggagctttTCCCCACTGACTCTGGGAGAGAGTCCAAACTGGTAATCAGCCAACAAACAACTATTGGCTCACACATCCACagctacggacaatttagaatcttcaattaacctacaatgtATAtatttgggttgtgggaggaaaccaaagtaacCAGAAAAATATCCTTGTAGGGACGCGGAGAAcaggaaaactccacacaggccaggacaaatttgaacccacaacctcagaactgtgaggcagatgtgctaaccaattaTATCTGCCTAATCATTATAGTACATgattacaaaaatgaaacagaaacTGGTACCTTCCTGATGTTTGTAAAGATGAGTGATGTCAGCTCGTTCATCAGATCCAACTGCCTTTGTGCTGATAAAATGGCCAACAGCCTTCTTCTCACTGTGGATCTGGCTGAACGTACCATCTAGATTCCTTTGCCAGTAGATCTTGTCACTGTTGACCTAGTAAAGGAGTAACATTCCAGCCATTACAGAACAGAGTTGACTTGCCTTTTATAGAGCTGATGAAGTCAATAAGAAGTGAGGACAGAATGAAGAATATCCCACCTCTGCAAAGACAAAAGGTGTGTCGTGTTTGAGGTAGACCTGGCCAGAGCGGATGGCTGtcacagaggcggggccacaGCGGAAGGTACCCTGGCTTGTTTCCTGAGGAGTGGAGTCAACAGCTTGCCAGCCCCCATGACCATGGGGCAAGTCAGGCCTGGCCATCCAGCAATCATTCCATACATGGAAATTCCTACACATAAAGCCATAAAGAGCTTTGATAttaattttatcaaataaatgctctgtgggcggcatggtgacgtAACTGGTTAGAGtattgccctcacagttttgaggaccagggttcctAACCCTAAcgctggctgtgtggagtttgcatgttctccccgtgcctccagtttcctcccatatcccataaacatgcattaaatggagactctaaattccccctaggtgtgattgtgagtgtgacttttgtctgtcaccatgtgccctgcgtttggctggcaaccaatttagcttgtaccccgtctcctgccctaTGAAAACTGGTATAGGGGCAGTACTCCAACGCCCTCGAGAGGATAacaggctcagaaaatggatgggtggatggaacaATAGAGATACTGTGTAACTTCTTCATGGAGATAATTTGAGTAcgagaagtggggtacacactggaccaatcacctgtcaatcacaaaGTGACTGTGAATATGTTTTTGACGAAAGCTGTATAAAACTAGAGAACCTTTGTCAACAAATATGTTGTAAGAGTTGCAACCCTTGGGATGAGGACAAAAATTTATTTGACTTTGTTTCTCAactagacagacagacagactgacagaggggtttaaatcctggccctgcctgtgttgagtaTGCGtattctccatgtgcctgcgt harbors:
- the tgm1l1 gene encoding protein-glutamine gamma-glutamyltransferase K isoform X2 — translated: MPGERLTFRTSDVGRFPGASPPTRVELSIQKEGEEKTESACHRWFRKMCPCCCKCQNNKTYDITDKVELVNAPTPIPELDGLKPENGDSKEMQVMKLSVCSVDLLSSKTGTNRQSHHTDLYHSEELIIRRGQIFQIALELNRPFSAETDKLHLDLRTEDIVFLDDEEERKEYVLNDTGRIYYGTEKQIGVRTWNFGQFQEGILEACLFILEKSDMPPSGRGDPVNVVRVISAMINAQDDYGVLIGNWSGNYSDGVSPAAWSSSVEILRKYHSSNGTPVSYGQCWVFSGVTTSVLRCLGIPARSVTNFQSAHDTDVSLTTDVYFDENMDPIDYLNSDSVWNFHVWNDCWMARPDLPHGHGGWQAVDSTPQETSQGTFRCGPASVTAIRSGQVYLKHDTPFVFAEVNSDKIYWQRNLDGTFSQIHSEKKAVGHFISTKAVGSDERADITHLYKHQEGSEEERIAVETASRFGSKPDVYSTAIAEDVNVEVMMVGEGPRMGADAHLNIVVKNLSSQPRRTTLHSQVAVMYYTGVVKDTIKKEQLPVELLPNEEKIIEWVLPYQQYQNQLVDQAALMLTLSGRVNETKQVLANQTCFRLLTPDLNIMPLGKAVVGKEMAAKITFTNPLPRMLKSVVFRVEGLGLQKGHEVFVGDVSGHSTVTLTEHFIPTQPGTRKLVASLDCKQLTQVHGVADIIVLEQ